One Dissulfuribacter thermophilus DNA window includes the following coding sequences:
- a CDS encoding diacylglycerol/lipid kinase family protein: MEIVFTINPYSGYGALKGKKKVLEELKSVCSARGISHRFLVDEQLNFFSKDTVLVICGGDGAIFRTINYILKLGSPPPFAIIPMGTGNDIARATGWYEIWERGGASGFIDALIASRCNDFDVWELSRRGGNEKWCFSAYLGIGLDAKGVKYYEALLSFWGRMVKFPFMKRLYYILAGIRLLISEGSPFKRDAGNIKGAVTIKEDDVCFECPSKGVLLFSNIGNYMGGVWLSDSTRFDDGLLDIFLWPTPKDFLKFAIRGTPPAIFKKDIKKVFFSIPKGLYGQADGEFLGELPSGDYCIGLSRVLPILIPPKGVLALQPSETKFCLASPANSTIA; the protein is encoded by the coding sequence ATGGAGATCGTTTTCACAATAAATCCCTATTCTGGTTATGGAGCGCTAAAGGGGAAGAAAAAGGTATTAGAAGAGCTCAAATCGGTATGTTCGGCCAGAGGGATCTCTCATAGGTTTTTAGTAGACGAACAGCTAAATTTTTTTTCAAAAGATACTGTCTTGGTTATTTGTGGGGGTGATGGAGCTATTTTTAGGACGATAAATTACATCTTAAAACTTGGTTCCCCGCCTCCTTTTGCAATCATTCCAATGGGGACTGGAAATGATATTGCACGTGCTACAGGCTGGTATGAGATTTGGGAAAGGGGTGGGGCAAGTGGCTTTATTGACGCACTTATTGCCTCGAGATGCAATGATTTCGATGTATGGGAATTGAGTAGGAGAGGAGGTAATGAGAAATGGTGTTTTTCAGCATACTTGGGAATTGGTTTGGATGCTAAGGGAGTAAAATACTATGAGGCACTTCTCAGTTTTTGGGGGAGGATGGTGAAATTCCCTTTTATGAAAAGGCTTTATTACATATTAGCAGGAATAAGGCTTTTGATTTCTGAAGGTAGTCCCTTTAAAAGGGATGCTGGTAATATTAAGGGCGCGGTAACAATAAAGGAAGACGATGTATGTTTTGAATGTCCTTCAAAAGGGGTCTTGTTATTTTCTAACATAGGAAACTATATGGGAGGAGTATGGTTATCCGATAGCACTAGGTTTGATGATGGCCTTCTAGACATATTCTTGTGGCCTACCCCAAAGGATTTTTTGAAATTTGCCATTAGAGGTACACCCCCTGCAATTTTTAAAAAAGATATTAAAAAGGTCTTTTTTTCAATACCAAAAGGTCTATACGGGCAGGCAGATGGTGAGTTTTTGGGAGAACTTCCCTCTGGAGATTATTGTATTGGCTTAAGTCGGGTTTTGCCAATTCTGATTCCTCCTAAGGGGGTATTGGCACTTCAACCATCAGAAACGAAATTCTGTCTTGCATCTCCAGCAAACTCGACAATTGCCTGA